TAATATTATTATagcattattatttttggtcctCGATCAATATATATGAGTTGTGAGTGTgcatgattaaaaaataaaataaataataaaaaaggagaagaaatcTTTTTCATATTCCAATCGTAAAGTTGATATACATTAAACAAAGATAGAAAAGAATGGAAATTACTGTTCAAGAGTTGTGGACATGTTGAATGAATCTATAATTACCCAAATCTAAAGGAAATCTTTGTCATATTTGCATTTGTCGCGTATTATTTGTGCatgctttttcttttgtgtCGGATCCATATCGCCTCTGGTAAGACGAATGGAGTCCATAATTCAATGTCGTACAATCTTGCAGTATTGTCAACCTTATTTGCACAGTATCAATCGTCAGATGAGATTACTATTATATCGAaagttataactaatatatagtgagggtacaattttattttcttgtacttGTGTAGCTATCATATCCAAGCCACCCAACAAGTACatttaagaattttaattgatttaaaaaattaataagatctGATCTTATCAATTAATTCATTggattctaattttttaaaattatttatatttgaattgaatCTGATTAATAGAAGGgttcaataaatattatatatgctgCCTTTAtgttatatgtgaaattatataaaaggtGGTACTATTGGACGGCAATTCTGAGAGTCAAGTTCAACATCCTATTACCGAAATGTAGCGTTGACTGATATGCTacacaagtataagaaaataaatttcgcATTTGCAATTAGTTAAAACATTTGACATAGCAATAAATGTTTAATCTTATAATAAATATTGGAGTAGGTCAGGTCATGAGTTCGGATCAATTGAGCTATACCTAAATATGCTTAATTGATAAGGATTAGTTATAGACACATGAACAAATAACaacatttgaaatttttaagattaaattagttataataatttaatattatgtttagaaaatagaattttttAGAGCcaacattaatttaattttacatgcaATATACATTTGGGGGGCCAAGGCCATTCTCAACCGTCCCCCTTAGTTCCGCCCATATTGTAGTCTACTTAGTTGCTTAAGCTTCCATCTATGGATGCATAAATGTGATTTGTGAGTATGTGtgacaaaaatagaaaagaagaaTAAATCTTTTATGACTAAAGTAGAAAcaaagaataatatttttttatattccaGTCTTAAAGTTGAtattaaacaaagaaaagtGAATGGGAATTACTGTTGACCCTAATTATCCAAATCTAAAGGAActcgttaattttttttgttttctattagGTGGCAATGGAAACCATACTAATTTGACTATTTGAAAATGTGGCATTGCGTAAATCATAATGAAGTAAATCAGCATAAGTTGTTCATAGGTAGCCACCTATATCAAGAAGGCTAATAATATGCTTTCATTgggattcaaattttgaatcttaGAAAGCCTGCCCAACTGCTCTTACTACCAACAAATGACAAACAGCATTCCTCGTACGCTCCATACTTCTCTGCTGATTAGCTCTAACAAAGGTGTGCGGGTTTTTGACTTAGAACTTCTAACAAGGCTAAAGATAGATGATATCATATCCTTTCGAACAAAAGACTTAGGTCTAACACGCTTGACCTTTCTATTTTGATAGAGTTGGGGTCAGCCGAATAACTAAATAAGGTCTAGCGGCTACTGCAATCAATTACCCATAGGCCACCCTTTAAATTTGTAGAACCTCTAAAAAATCTAAGGTTTTCCGAATAAGAAAAAACTCTTATGGATGATACAAATCGAATGGGGAGTCCATGTTTAGGTAGCTTACTTGATTGATTctcctttatttaattattctgttgtttttctttttttggtttttacATGTTCCTTGtgtctttctttctttgtaGTTTGTACGGTCTATGCTCTCTGTTCTATGAGCTTGCATTTCCATGAGTATTATTTATTGTGAAATAAAATCCATTCATCatatcaataaaaattaaagtaaaatattattattacggagtattattttttttgggtatagtAAGAGAAACCCGTGTTTGTaggataaaattaaacaaaagtaGAATTTCAAGACATGAATTAAGTTCATTATTTAGTTATTGGAaaccaattttttaaaaatgtctcatttttcagaatttattttcctaatttctAAACAGATTGAttgcagaagaagaaaggaatcAATCAATCAATGTGCGTATAAAAGGGATAAGATTGAAGGCAGTAGGCAGTGCTAGCTGTCCCAAAGTACCAATTTATTGTCTCTTTGGTACATAAGATAACTAGCTAGCAAGCAGCAGTACGTAGTGGTGAAATATTTCATTATGCAAGCGGCTATGGTTATTGATCAGATGAACCCGTTTCTATACAAAGCAGCGGTGAAAGGCAATGTTGAAGATTACCATGAGGCCTTACGGCAGATGCCGGAAGAAGAAGCTCGCCGCCGTCAAGTTACGCCCAAGGGCAATACTGTACTGCACGTTGCGGCGATCCATGGTCACAAACATTTGGTGGAAGAGATCCTAAAAGAAGTAGAGGATGATGATGCAGTCATGTCCCTGTTGTTTGCCAAGAACAACAGAAATCAAAGTGTGCTACACTGTGCAGCAGAGAAGGGCTATAGCCGCGTAGTCTCTCGCCATTAAGAAGCACGAAGATGTGGAATCTCCAGGCTCTCGAATGAGGGAGATGATAGAGATGTGAAGGACACGGCTTTGCACAAGGCCGTGCGAATGGGGTATTTGAAGGTGGTAAAGTTATTGGTTGGAGAGGATCTGAATTTGAGTACCCTGCCAACGATGACGGAGAGACGCCCATTTACATAGCAGCAGAGTTGCAATTTCATGACTGCTTGGTGGAAATGCTCAACACATGCAAAAAGCCTACCTATGATGGACCACTGGGTCGCAATGCTCTCCATGCAGCTATCATATCAGGTTTggtaaaaaattttaggagACTATATGTCAGTATTCTTAGCTTGTGGTATACTTATTAGTTTTGCACTTATTATCTTATTAGTTTTGCACACGCATTGTGCAAATgcgttaatgtccaatgtttatatttaaataaatatttgaaagtatatcaatgcaaaattatataagagaaatttatacataggtaattgaatttcgaatttatttatttaaatatataactcaagatatatgaatccaagatagtatatgaaattcattataattgtcactaaaatatatgtttgcaattttgtaaaatcgatagtctaaatacttggtctaaaaacgatagtctaaataaatactatttttctccttttctctctaaaacaaaaagcttttctctgctgctcaacttcggcttccaccgtcGGCCTcaggccggagctctaatggagctttgaaccgacggttttggtcaccttctacgtttactctcgctcttcttccgccccgaccaccgtcgcagctccgtccgcctccaaCCACTGctacagatcttcttcttccgttttctttccctttgaataaaataatagtaggtaggtattggggtttgtgttggtagtcttgaactcccaaccctactttggctttaccactttttattttctctattgtTGTGTTtccctctcgttactttcacgggctttttcctctcgttattttcacgagcttttcattatcattagtataaatcgtttagtttggtttcggcaagtgttgatcttatcctgggcgagcaaaaaagaatgatgatgaagacccagatcattgatgaagctttaagctccttgaaggaacatagcttcctagttatgaaacaatctgcgattcaagttttctatagcatagttagaaaagttgtttctatgtctgactgtaaggaatggtttgccatttcattgatcgttgatgtaaacgttttatgttatgaattaatggaatagctacgtttatcttcaaaaaataaataaataaatactacttttggtttgaatttttctaaaaaagtattcttaattctcttttgagtaacattgttattgtctccatcttcactatatatagGCCATTGTTTAGGTGAGTCCACCCCTTTCCATGAGTCCGTGTGGACAGATCTGGCCCATTCAATGCTTGAGATCAATGACTTAGATTTCGTCAATTTTACAATTATGCAACTGTGCAATTGTGCACGATAATTATGCAACTGTGCTCACGATTCACCGTTGACaaaatctaagccattgatctgAAACATTCAATGGCCCAAATCTGCCCACATAGACTCATGAGAAGGGGGTGGATTCATTTGATCacgaatgcatatatatatatatatatatatatatatatatatatatatatatatatatatatatatagagagagagagNNNNNNNNNNNNNNNNNNNNNNNNNNNNNNNNNNgggggggggggggggggggggggggggggtattggatcatatgagaacaagtaTGTAGaagaaaactaaaaactaataaCAATCttacattttgaaaaattgaacacACCAAAtcagattttaaaaaatgcagtggcagtttcgtaattatcacTAATTTTACTATGCAAATGTGAATACTAAAATCTGcaattttttgacttttttaggtttgcacatttagtgttaacattttgcatatttagtattaaaagtttgcacttgcaaaaatgcgaaagtaCATTGCAATTGAtttcgattttagagttttacgactgagttttttattttatttggttcagtggttcactttttactgcttaaattataacatttacggtttagatttagaatttaattttttcgttGATTATATAGAATTTAcaaggtttgcatatttagttgttaaagattgcatatttagGTAACGACGGATTTAGCGACAGACTCATTCCGTTGCTAATTTAACGACGGAATAGCAACGGTTTAGCGAcgaatttacttatttttaaaattttaaaaattagcgACGAATTAGTGACGGAATATTGCGAAGGAATTTTTTTGTCGTAAATCCGTAGCTAATGACATCATAATCATAGTATAATCAATTTTGATGAAACGAATAGTAACTGAGTTTGTATATGACAGGTCTTGGCAACATTTTGATCAAAGTAAAAAGCACTCAAGAGTTTATTAGCTTAGAATACACGCAATCACTGTTGGAAAAGAATATATGTTTATGCAAAGAAATTGATAAGTCTGGTTGGACACCACTACATTATGCCataaaaattgagaatgatAAAGCTGCTCACATGATACTTGAGAGAAAAACATCTGCAGCGTACATTTGTGGGGGGACAGTGATGAGTGGACAACAACATTCCACATAGCAGCAAGACATGGAAAAATTGAAATGATGAAGGAGATATCAAATAGGTGTCCAGATTGCTGGGAGATGCTGAATAGCAAAGGGCAAAATGTATTGCACGAAGCAATACTGAGTAAGAAAGTGAATGTGATATGACATATAGAAGAAAATTCCGACCAATTTGAAAACCTTGTGACTCAAAAAGATGAGGATGGCAACACACCACTGCACCTGCTTGCCGTTACTGACCGCAACATTATGTTGCGTCGATTTGACATGACGTTTTTGGAACGTAATAAGTTGAATTTTGGGGACAGACGGCTAATGAAGGTGAGTAgactttaatttttatcttttttttttaagtactatttACTCTTTTGAAGCACAAATTAAAGAGTCATTGCTTCCAATGGAGTTCTAATCTGTGATCTCCCATTTGGAAGAACCATAGTTATACGGCTTGACCATAATATATATCTTGAGACAGGTGCGCACACTTTAATTAATAAgcttgtatattattttatgacACTGCACACTAATTAAATTAAGGGTGTGCTTGGTTCATTGGTTTAgctattaggatttaggaaaatgcacttttggtccctcaccTTGGCATAGAGTTGTTGTTGGTTCTATTTCACTGCCCATTGTCATTCCAAGCCGAAAAATACTGTGAATTCTGTGAGGTTCTATTGCTTCCACTGGGGTTCTCGCAAGGCTTCCAAGTATCAATCTCGAGTATCTTGTCACTCTTCTCATCATCAGCTCCCCCGTCCTTAAGGTCAGAATTCTCGTAATTGTTCCATGCATGTTCTTCCATCCAACGATCTAACCATTTTGAACATAAATCCTTCCTTCCCATGCTTACATTCTCATTCATATTCGATTTGGAATAACAACTCTATATTTAACAGAACATAGGAATTTTTTCgataataaagaaataggaatCTACAGAGACAGAACCAACAACCTAGTTCTCGGAATCTACAGAGACctaaaatagaatttttttttttttttgtgtttgaatttaAAGTGAGTGAATATATACCTTCAAATTTGACCCACGATGAGTAGAACTGTAGGAACGTTGTTGCAGGTCATGTTTGTCGCGAGATGCAATGCCTTGCAGATAATTGGTGGTAGAGATATTTACTAATCAATACATAACTGCAATTAAATGTATTCGAGCCATTGTTAAGGGCGTATCATACTCACGGGGCGATGAGTTTGTGAGGCCTCGTCACTAGAGTGAGAACAGTCAGAAACTAAAGCTCGACTCGCGCAGGCCCGGGCTTGAATTTGAGCCATTGCCTGCATGCGCCTGAGCATATCTGCACTTTGTTTCCTGACTATGCGGCCTCtcaagattgcttgaagttttaCCAGTCCCTTGAATGCCTTTAACGCCTTCCTAGCCTACAAATGCACcccttaaaattacaaaaaaccATATACACAACAGGATACTGTCACATACTCTAAATAAACAACTCATGATGGTTGAACGATGGTGCACATGAATGTTTTTAACTACTAAGATCAAGAGAGTTCAAAAAACTACTAAGATCAAGCAACTGACTTTGGATTAGCAGACAAGATTCCTACTACATCATTATGAAACATGGAATCAGACTGACATCCGTAATCCAGGATGTCAAATTTTATGTTGAATCAGAGTACAAAGGAAACACCATAATAGCAAAATAGTAACATACATGCATTAAAAGAATAATCTGATAAAATAATGGAGAGACTTTTATCCACTTTTATTGCATCCATTAATCATATCTCACTCATATCTAATTACTCAAAGACAAGGACAAATAATCAAGTACTAGCAATAGAACCTCACAGAATTCACAGTATTTTTCGGCTAGGAATAACAGTGGGCAGTGAAATAGAACCAACAACAACTCTATGCCAAggtgagggaccaaaagtgcatttttcctatgtgaaatttcaattataCCCCTGGTTTAAACGGAGTTAATTGAATTACTTaacagaaggactaaattgacaaacgtctcaataactcagggaccaaatgtgtccaaattgaaagatagggagaacatttcaaatgtgttgagggaccaaaaatgcatttttcccaaaaaaaaatatttaaatgaagGAATGAATCTAATCTtttaaatattactatattaagtTCAACactattgttttcaaaaaaaattgtcaacattcactgtgtaaattatgaacatttaatatataaatagtgtgtcaaagaccttgtggtcaagtggtatTGCCGtagccctcccaagtgagaggtcacaggtttgatcCTCACTGGGGACactacattataatagagtcaataatattcaatatatatatatatatggttgacttcatatgagacagtgcgacaacgtgagtgcacatagtctacttcacgaatgcactcatgtaggctaagtgtgtgcactcacgttgtcgcaTATCTGTCTCACGGGACAATGTGAGTGCACATAGTCTACTTCACGAATGCACTCATGTaggctaagtgcacacactttaggctgtgtgcactcacgttgtcgcatatctgtctcacgggaaggtgttaTCTCATATGATTGTACAGagagtcaatatatatatatatagtgtattttGATCCGGATTCATGACATAATTGTCCATTATTGTCAGGAATAGGGATAAGCGTCGTTGATGCGGTCAAGTAAATTATTGGTGAATATAGTATTTTCCATGTTCCATTCTTGCTTCAGCTTTTACTTTCTGAAAAAAACACTTTTTATGTTATcaagataaaaaagaaaagatttgCTAATGATTTAGGGTTGTATTTAATCATTTATAGATTTTTATCAACTTAAAAAATTTGACAGACTTTTAAACTATCGGTACAAAACATTTTTAATACTCTTTAAATTTCTCTCCCTCTCAACAACGTCTTTCTCAATTCTCCATGCACGGTAACACACATACAAGGACAAATGATTTAGCAAGGACAAGTTTTGTGGgaacttcaaaataataataataataataataaatttagcaattaattaaataattacaatttaaataccaatagtttttaattatttacaaacagaattttatttgtaaaaaaaattattaaaatctataattttaaaagttataattttttattttgataaatttgatatttattttagtgtcaGAACACTTGTTAAACTTCTTAAATTTCTCTTTTCTCTCaagaacaattaatattttttgcatttttctataTTATGGGAGACAAATTATAGATTtgataaaaatttgaatatatatatatacttaacttTTGAAAACTTTCCTAGAACATTTTGTAGTGGAGTTTGATTAATTTTGCTTTATCATCTTTACCATGTGACTGAATAGTGCGAGACATACAGCCTAAAGATGATATGACAAGAAAGACTAATATAAAATTGACTTGGTTGTACATGTAGTCTTCGGCAAATTGTAtctatatcatatatatatggtccatATTATTTCATTGGtttaagtttataaaaataatattccaagtttataaaaaatttcagtcataaaatacaattatatatgtttataaaagtGACATCAATTAATTAACCATATCTCTCACACACACAACACTCACACAGTCACACATACataaaaagttattaaaatttattattttaagaggTTATAAAAGTCATATATACAATCTTTtatgataaatttaattttttttttttttagtgtcaGAACGCTTGttaaactttttaattatttttttcctctcaagaacaattaatatttttttgtaattttctaTTGTATGACAGACAAATTATAGATTTGATAAAGATTTgaata
This region of Ipomoea triloba cultivar NCNSP0323 chromosome 15, ASM357664v1 genomic DNA includes:
- the LOC116005935 gene encoding serine/threonine-protein phosphatase 6 regulatory ankyrin repeat subunit B-like, which encodes MVIDQMNPFLYKAAVKGNVEDYHEALRQMPEEEARRRQVTPKGNTVLHVAAIHGHKHLVEEILKEVEDDDAVMSLLFAKNNRNQSVLHCAAEKGYSRRCEGHGFAQGRANGVFEGGKVIGWRGSEFEYPANDDGETPIYIAAELQFHDCLVEMLNTCKKPTYDGPLGRNALHAAIISGLGNILIKVKSTQEFISLEYTQSLLEKNICLCKEIDKSGWTPLHYAIKIENDKAAHMILERKTSAAYICGGTVMSGQQHST